In Harmonia axyridis chromosome X, icHarAxyr1.1, whole genome shotgun sequence, a single window of DNA contains:
- the LOC123686689 gene encoding uncharacterized protein LOC123686689 produces MHDNLELLKIVPALEEVQQMHLMTFELKDIKNTLDEIQTAISFARLHLLHESILPYSKFSEVIKNSSIIPLHHIKDYYQLCHTKVIFKNKILLFLISIPTIYEKGYELYKFYFLSQNNESLSLTDSYMLSQEEELLWSTSQCHPVEEDFLCDQDLLSKPPECIRNLLKNHKENCSRIVLVPQANLKLLEDGNILSIKNEKVQEKCPQQTKHYFIPPTAILRSRCVVGNTQKEIFPISTIMEEKYIVLPKMAHPMKNQPSSNFKKEDIPDIQLEDLEEWHIQPGYSLIFILMFIIILILIFFLIFKYLKNNRLAKVTPIKGDNFNLGGEELQDSIPF; encoded by the exons atgcatgataatcttgaattattaaaaattgtacCAGCACTCGAAGAAGTTCAGCAAATGCATCTTATGACTTTTGAACTCAAAgacattaaaaa cactTTGGATGAAATTCAAACTGCAATTAGTTTTGCTAGGTTACATTTGTTGCATGAATCCATTTTACCCTATTCAAAGTTCTCAGaagtaatcaaaaattcaagtatcATTCCCTTACATCATATAAAAGACTATTATCAATTATGCCATACTaaggtaattttcaaaaataaaattttactattTCTTATATCTATTCCAACCATTTATGAAAAGGGATACGAATTATACAAGTTTTACTTTCTTTCCCAAAATAATGAATCCCTTTCCTTAACCGACTCCTACATGCTCtcacaagaagaagaattactATGGAGTACGAGTCAATGTCACCCAGTTGAAGAAGACTTCCTATGCGATCAAGATCTACTATCCAAGCCTCCAGAATGCAtcagaaatttgttgaaaaatcacAAAGAAAATTGTTCAAGAATTGTATTAGTCCCACAAGCTAACTTGAAACTTCTAGAAGATGGAAATATCCtctcaatcaaaaatgaaaaagtccaaGAGAAATGCCCACAGCAAACAAAACATTATTTCATACCCCCAACGGCAATCCTTCGTTCAAGATGTGTTGTAGGGAACacacaaaaggaaatttttcccatttctacgattatggaagaaaaatacattGTCCTGCCCAAGATGGCTCATCCAATGAAGAACCAGCCCAGTTCGAACTTCAAGAAAGAAGACATCCCTGACATCCAGTTGGAAGACCTAGAAGAATGGCACATCCAACCaggatattcattaatttttattcttatgtttataataatattgattttgatattttttcttatttttaaatatttaaaaaataatagacTTGCTAAAGTCACACCTATTAAAGGTGATAACTTTAACTTAGGTGGGGAGGAATTACAGGATTCCATCCCGTTCTGA